In one Oryzias latipes chromosome 13, ASM223467v1 genomic region, the following are encoded:
- the LOC105355448 gene encoding uncharacterized protein LOC105355448 isoform X2 → MPLEPHEGSSLSLLWMDEGSASTSRCVAAGGPTGSCCREALLSVCSILCPCCRRYVELPCWSWGCATSCLPKHPSLRSEHVSRQMGFSDDSPEDCPHNAKEGASHARSDFYPLKSTSVVESGKQSSIANSAETTLDGAVELQEKEMEQSVFGLFFSLDPSCVPPSLHLSSSCLTVSHHGDSLLQGRTRLGQVCSDVAIARGQYYWEVDVCNSSIYRLGVCSLDGCSGWWLQRNGVCFSAVYDGCDEPVYSVPPGIKTIGVFLNLGGGILSFHNPLTQEHLATLPTRFQPPGVRPALGLGEGRLKVRCGLSPPPHVFLCKDSAYRASSAPSGGWWCKDVPFLLVKRAVRKFENLALRDSSSSQIPRFEVERRTKRKVKSNEKSL, encoded by the exons ATGCCTTTGGAACCACATGAGGGGTCCTCTTTGTCTCTTCTCTGGATGGACGAGGGTTCTGCATCAACAAG CAGGTGTGTGGCAGCTGGAGGACCAACAGGATCGTGCTGCCGTGAAGCTCTGCTCTCTGTCTGCTCCATTCTATGCCCCTGCTGTAGACGCTATGTGGAGCTGCCGTGCTGGAGCTGGGGATGTGCCACTTCCTGTCTTCCTAAACATCCTTCATTAAGGTCTGAGCATGTCAGCAGACAGATGGGCTTCTCAGATGACTCACCTGAAGATTGCCCTCACAATGCAAAG GAAGGTGCATCCCACGCCCGCTCCGATT tctATCCGTTAAAATCCACATCTGTGGTGGAGTCTGGAAAACAGTCCTCAATTGCCAATTCCGCGGAGACGACACTAGATGGCGCTGTAGAGCTGCAGGAGAAGGAAATGGAGCAGTCCGTCTTTG GCctgtttttctctttggacCCTTCATGTGtgcctccatccctccacctCTCCAGTTCCTGCCTCACAGTGAGCCACCACGGAGACAGTCTTCTGCAGGGCCGCACGCGCCTCGGCCAGGTGTGCTCTGATGTTGCGATCGCACGCGGACAGTACTACTGGGAGGTGGACGTGTGCAACAGCTCCATCTACCGGCTCG GGGTCTGCTCATTGGATGGTTGTAGCGGCTGGTGGCTGCAAAGGAATGGCGTGTGTTTCTCTGCGGTGTATGATGGATGTGACGAGCCAGTTTATTCTGTCCCACCAGGGATCAAAACCATAGGAGTCTTCCTCAACCTGGGAGGGGGAATCCTGAGCTTCCATAACCCCTTGACCCAGGAGCATCTCGCCACACTGCCCACTCGTTTTCAGCCTCCTGGAGTGCGACCAGCTTTAGGTCTTGGGGAGGGCAGGCTGAAAGTGCGCTGTGGACTTTCGCCTCCCCCTCATGTGTTTCTATGTAAAGACTCAGCCTACAGGGCATCTTCTGCACCCAGCGGAGGTTGGTGGTGCAAAGATGTCCCCTTCTTGCTGGTGAAGAGAGCAGTTCGAAAGTTTGAGAACTTGGCCCTGCGTGACTCCAGCTCGAGCCAGATTCCCCGTTTTGAAGTGGAGCGACgaacaaaaaggaaagtaaaatcGAATGAGAAGAGCTTGTAA
- the LOC105355448 gene encoding uncharacterized protein LOC105355448 isoform X1: MELLQHLPVCPACRQECDTVLILPCSHTMCSRCVAAGGPTGSCCREALLSVCSILCPCCRRYVELPCWSWGCATSCLPKHPSLRSEHVSRQMGFSDDSPEDCPHNAKEGASHARSDFYPLKSTSVVESGKQSSIANSAETTLDGAVELQEKEMEQSVFGLFFSLDPSCVPPSLHLSSSCLTVSHHGDSLLQGRTRLGQVCSDVAIARGQYYWEVDVCNSSIYRLGVCSLDGCSGWWLQRNGVCFSAVYDGCDEPVYSVPPGIKTIGVFLNLGGGILSFHNPLTQEHLATLPTRFQPPGVRPALGLGEGRLKVRCGLSPPPHVFLCKDSAYRASSAPSGGWWCKDVPFLLVKRAVRKFENLALRDSSSSQIPRFEVERRTKRKVKSNEKSL; the protein is encoded by the exons ATGGAACTTTTGCAGCATCTTCCCGTCTGTCCAGCCTGCCGTCAAGAATGCGACACCGTCCTGATTTTGCCATGCTCTCACACCATGTGTAGCAGGTGTGTGGCAGCTGGAGGACCAACAGGATCGTGCTGCCGTGAAGCTCTGCTCTCTGTCTGCTCCATTCTATGCCCCTGCTGTAGACGCTATGTGGAGCTGCCGTGCTGGAGCTGGGGATGTGCCACTTCCTGTCTTCCTAAACATCCTTCATTAAGGTCTGAGCATGTCAGCAGACAGATGGGCTTCTCAGATGACTCACCTGAAGATTGCCCTCACAATGCAAAG GAAGGTGCATCCCACGCCCGCTCCGATT tctATCCGTTAAAATCCACATCTGTGGTGGAGTCTGGAAAACAGTCCTCAATTGCCAATTCCGCGGAGACGACACTAGATGGCGCTGTAGAGCTGCAGGAGAAGGAAATGGAGCAGTCCGTCTTTG GCctgtttttctctttggacCCTTCATGTGtgcctccatccctccacctCTCCAGTTCCTGCCTCACAGTGAGCCACCACGGAGACAGTCTTCTGCAGGGCCGCACGCGCCTCGGCCAGGTGTGCTCTGATGTTGCGATCGCACGCGGACAGTACTACTGGGAGGTGGACGTGTGCAACAGCTCCATCTACCGGCTCG GGGTCTGCTCATTGGATGGTTGTAGCGGCTGGTGGCTGCAAAGGAATGGCGTGTGTTTCTCTGCGGTGTATGATGGATGTGACGAGCCAGTTTATTCTGTCCCACCAGGGATCAAAACCATAGGAGTCTTCCTCAACCTGGGAGGGGGAATCCTGAGCTTCCATAACCCCTTGACCCAGGAGCATCTCGCCACACTGCCCACTCGTTTTCAGCCTCCTGGAGTGCGACCAGCTTTAGGTCTTGGGGAGGGCAGGCTGAAAGTGCGCTGTGGACTTTCGCCTCCCCCTCATGTGTTTCTATGTAAAGACTCAGCCTACAGGGCATCTTCTGCACCCAGCGGAGGTTGGTGGTGCAAAGATGTCCCCTTCTTGCTGGTGAAGAGAGCAGTTCGAAAGTTTGAGAACTTGGCCCTGCGTGACTCCAGCTCGAGCCAGATTCCCCGTTTTGAAGTGGAGCGACgaacaaaaaggaaagtaaaatcGAATGAGAAGAGCTTGTAA
- the LOC105355448 gene encoding cardiomyopathy-associated protein 5-like isoform X3, whose amino-acid sequence MPLEPHEGSSLSLLWMDEGSASTRRYVELPCWSWGCATSCLPKHPSLRSEHVSRQMGFSDDSPEDCPHNAKEGASHARSDFYPLKSTSVVESGKQSSIANSAETTLDGAVELQEKEMEQSVFGLFFSLDPSCVPPSLHLSSSCLTVSHHGDSLLQGRTRLGQVCSDVAIARGQYYWEVDVCNSSIYRLGVCSLDGCSGWWLQRNGVCFSAVYDGCDEPVYSVPPGIKTIGVFLNLGGGILSFHNPLTQEHLATLPTRFQPPGVRPALGLGEGRLKVRCGLSPPPHVFLCKDSAYRASSAPSGGWWCKDVPFLLVKRAVRKFENLALRDSSSSQIPRFEVERRTKRKVKSNEKSL is encoded by the exons ATGCCTTTGGAACCACATGAGGGGTCCTCTTTGTCTCTTCTCTGGATGGACGAGGGTTCTGCATCAACAAG ACGCTATGTGGAGCTGCCGTGCTGGAGCTGGGGATGTGCCACTTCCTGTCTTCCTAAACATCCTTCATTAAGGTCTGAGCATGTCAGCAGACAGATGGGCTTCTCAGATGACTCACCTGAAGATTGCCCTCACAATGCAAAG GAAGGTGCATCCCACGCCCGCTCCGATT tctATCCGTTAAAATCCACATCTGTGGTGGAGTCTGGAAAACAGTCCTCAATTGCCAATTCCGCGGAGACGACACTAGATGGCGCTGTAGAGCTGCAGGAGAAGGAAATGGAGCAGTCCGTCTTTG GCctgtttttctctttggacCCTTCATGTGtgcctccatccctccacctCTCCAGTTCCTGCCTCACAGTGAGCCACCACGGAGACAGTCTTCTGCAGGGCCGCACGCGCCTCGGCCAGGTGTGCTCTGATGTTGCGATCGCACGCGGACAGTACTACTGGGAGGTGGACGTGTGCAACAGCTCCATCTACCGGCTCG GGGTCTGCTCATTGGATGGTTGTAGCGGCTGGTGGCTGCAAAGGAATGGCGTGTGTTTCTCTGCGGTGTATGATGGATGTGACGAGCCAGTTTATTCTGTCCCACCAGGGATCAAAACCATAGGAGTCTTCCTCAACCTGGGAGGGGGAATCCTGAGCTTCCATAACCCCTTGACCCAGGAGCATCTCGCCACACTGCCCACTCGTTTTCAGCCTCCTGGAGTGCGACCAGCTTTAGGTCTTGGGGAGGGCAGGCTGAAAGTGCGCTGTGGACTTTCGCCTCCCCCTCATGTGTTTCTATGTAAAGACTCAGCCTACAGGGCATCTTCTGCACCCAGCGGAGGTTGGTGGTGCAAAGATGTCCCCTTCTTGCTGGTGAAGAGAGCAGTTCGAAAGTTTGAGAACTTGGCCCTGCGTGACTCCAGCTCGAGCCAGATTCCCCGTTTTGAAGTGGAGCGACgaacaaaaaggaaagtaaaatcGAATGAGAAGAGCTTGTAA